The following coding sequences are from one Amphiprion ocellaris isolate individual 3 ecotype Okinawa chromosome 19, ASM2253959v1, whole genome shotgun sequence window:
- the psmc3ip gene encoding homologous-pairing protein 2 homolog yields MSKKDNGASVILAYLNEKNRPYSAQDVFCNLQKQHGLGKTAVVKAMELLALEGKIKEKTYGKQKIYFADQAQFKDVNDADLKAMDSQISELSAEVQSLTQTCRQLDAELKELNSSLTTEEMVSEIQELKTECSGYRARLEKIKSATNHVTPEEKEKVYKERDVYVKEWRKRKRLASDMINAILEGYPKSKKEFLDEAGVETDEDCKVAVPST; encoded by the exons atgagtaaaaaagaCAACG GAGCGTCAGTCATCCTTGCCTACCTGAATGAGAAAAACCGACCTTACAGTGCTCAGGATGTCTTCTGCAATTTACAAAAGCAGCATGGGTTGGGCAAAACG GCCGTGGTCAAAGCCATGGAGCTGCTGGCTCTGGAGGGTAAGATAAAGGAGAAAACTTACGGCAAGCAGAAGATTTATTTTGCCGATCAG GCTCAGTTCAAAGATGTGAACGATGCAGACCTGAAAGCAATGGACTCTCAGATCTCAGAGCTCAGTGCAGAGGTGCAGTCGCTCACTCAGACCTGCAGACAGCTCGATGCAG AGCTGAAGGAGCTGAACAGCTCCCTCACTACAGAGGAAATGGTGTCCGAGATCCAAGAGCTAAAAACAGAATGTTCTGGATACAGAGCGCGTCTGGAGAAGATAAAGTCTGCAACGAATCACGTCAcaccagaagaaaaagaaaag GTTTACAAAGAGCGAGATGTTTACGTCAAAGAgtggagaaagaggaagagactG GCTTCAGACATGATAAATGCAATCCTGGAGGGATATCCAAAGAGCAAAAAGGAGTTCCTG GATGAAGCTGGAGTGGAGACTGATGAGGACTGCAAGGTGGCCGTTCCAAGTACTTGA
- the mlx gene encoding max-like protein X isoform X2 encodes MTDPTMSPEDHWKTDGAFSDSGFDPSFFAENARKGTVVSRANSIGSTSASSVPNTDDEDSDYRHETSYKDYKKDRRRQAHTQAEQKRRDAIKKGYDDLQSIVPTCQQQSEFAVGAQKISKATILQKTIDYIHFLHKEKKKQEEDVSVLRKEVMALKIMKTNYEHIVKAHQNNPQQGEDQVSDQVKFNIFQSIMDSLFQSFSNSVSMSSFQELSACVFSWIEEHCKPQTLREFVVGVLRQLNGQLY; translated from the exons ATGACGGACCCGACAATGTCTCCTGAGGACCACTGGAAA ACAGACGGTGCTTTCAGCGACAGTGGCTTTGACCCCA GTTTCTTTGCTGAAAATGCCCGAAAGGGTACCGTCGTGTCCAGGGCCAATAGCATTGGCTCAACAAGTGCTTCTTCAGTTCCAAATACAG ACGATGAAGACAGTGACTACAGGCACGAGACATCATATAAGGACTATAAGAAGGATCGACGGCGACAGGCCCACACACAAGCAGAGCAAAAGCGTAGGGATGCCATCAAG AAAGGATATGATGACCTCCAATCAATTGTACCGACCTGCCAGCAGCAATCTGAATTCGCAGTGGGAGCACAGAAGATCAGCAAGGCCACTATACTGCAGAAAA cgATTGACTACATCCATTTTCTTcataaagagaagaagaagcaagAGGAGGATGTTTCCGTCCTGAGGAAAGAAGTGATGGCACTTAAGATCATGAAAAC AAACTATGAGCACATAGTGAAGGCCCACCAGAACAACCCCCAGCAGGGAGAGGACCAGGTGTCTGACCAGGTCAAGTTCAACATCTTTCAGAGCATCATGGACTCCCTGTTCCAGTCTTTCAGTAACTCTGTTTCAATGAGCAGCTTTCAGGAACTGTCTGCCTGTGTTTTCAGCTGGATTGAGGAGCACTGTAAGCCACAG ACGCTGCGAGAGTTTGTCGTTGGAGTGCTCCGGCAGCTCAACGGTCAGCTTTATTGA
- the mlx gene encoding max-like protein X isoform X1 yields MTDPTMSPEDHWKQTDGAFSDSGFDPSFFAENARKGTVVSRANSIGSTSASSVPNTDDEDSDYRHETSYKDYKKDRRRQAHTQAEQKRRDAIKKGYDDLQSIVPTCQQQSEFAVGAQKISKATILQKTIDYIHFLHKEKKKQEEDVSVLRKEVMALKIMKTNYEHIVKAHQNNPQQGEDQVSDQVKFNIFQSIMDSLFQSFSNSVSMSSFQELSACVFSWIEEHCKPQTLREFVVGVLRQLNGQLY; encoded by the exons ATGACGGACCCGACAATGTCTCCTGAGGACCACTGGAAA CAGACAGACGGTGCTTTCAGCGACAGTGGCTTTGACCCCA GTTTCTTTGCTGAAAATGCCCGAAAGGGTACCGTCGTGTCCAGGGCCAATAGCATTGGCTCAACAAGTGCTTCTTCAGTTCCAAATACAG ACGATGAAGACAGTGACTACAGGCACGAGACATCATATAAGGACTATAAGAAGGATCGACGGCGACAGGCCCACACACAAGCAGAGCAAAAGCGTAGGGATGCCATCAAG AAAGGATATGATGACCTCCAATCAATTGTACCGACCTGCCAGCAGCAATCTGAATTCGCAGTGGGAGCACAGAAGATCAGCAAGGCCACTATACTGCAGAAAA cgATTGACTACATCCATTTTCTTcataaagagaagaagaagcaagAGGAGGATGTTTCCGTCCTGAGGAAAGAAGTGATGGCACTTAAGATCATGAAAAC AAACTATGAGCACATAGTGAAGGCCCACCAGAACAACCCCCAGCAGGGAGAGGACCAGGTGTCTGACCAGGTCAAGTTCAACATCTTTCAGAGCATCATGGACTCCCTGTTCCAGTCTTTCAGTAACTCTGTTTCAATGAGCAGCTTTCAGGAACTGTCTGCCTGTGTTTTCAGCTGGATTGAGGAGCACTGTAAGCCACAG ACGCTGCGAGAGTTTGTCGTTGGAGTGCTCCGGCAGCTCAACGGTCAGCTTTATTGA